The Thomasclavelia ramosa DSM 1402 genome includes a region encoding these proteins:
- a CDS encoding chromosome segregation protein SMC, which produces MYLKRIELHGFKSFADKVNVEFQPGITGIVGPNGCGKSNISDAVRWVLGEQSVKSLRGANMSDVIFAGSEDRRAQNLAEVTLVFDNSDRFMKYDYNEVEITRRLYRMNNEAEYLINKQSCRLKDIIDLIMDTGLGKDSLSIISQGNISSFADNKPEERRGIFEDAAGVSKYKKRKLESIRKLERTNENLERIGDIVVELEKQVGPLKRQKDKAEKYLALKEKLTAIEVNVLINEITEAKKSLDELSKVIKDLNERQASLEADILLKESSNDEIKKKMFTLDQEINALQSKLLEAVSNVSKLETAKVEVDQKRKHALETLSKENLKENIANMKAILSDVVNEYNDRVERLDNTQEELTTIIGQQEERNKKLLLLKNEIDQLSNNINKNKSRKEILIDAIENKSNYHHGIKTVLSLAKSNKNIIGVLGDLITTDEGYELALSSALAGAIEFIVTTDDLTARDAIKFLRDNKAGRATFLPISAMKPRHVREEHLVVCQTMEGYLGLASDFVTYEDEIAAVVLNQLGNIIVAKDIDSANEISKATFSRYKVVSLEGDVVNVGGSLTGGSFNRQKSSIVQKRELEQVAVTLEQQEKELGLKRNEHNGLDNEIKEVSHALLQKQMAYAKLEVVVQSKKEELIKAKSEYESLADQSVELEEFASGKTESKLVNQLNEAIKYRDNLTEEIKSKRELRMAYVNQNEALDVELREYRNDLKEVQSEVNTSAINATKLEAMLNNHLARLNDEYRMTYEYAVEHYLDEIDVEQAKLEVYELRTNINRLGNVNVDAIEEYQIISERYENMNTQRIDLIQAQDSILEAIKEMDEIMVERFSETFEKINEEFNHVFRSLFGGGKARIKYTDPTNILETGIDIDVQPPGKAVQNITLFSGGEKALIAISCLFAILRVRPIPMCILDEVEAALDIANVERFAKYLREFSGTTQFIVVTHREGTMEECDLLYGATMQQKGVTKLVSVKLEEAIDLTDQS; this is translated from the coding sequence ATGTATTTAAAAAGAATTGAATTACATGGTTTTAAATCATTTGCTGATAAAGTCAATGTAGAATTTCAACCTGGAATCACAGGAATCGTAGGTCCAAATGGTTGCGGGAAATCAAATATCTCTGATGCTGTACGTTGGGTTTTAGGAGAACAGTCAGTTAAATCGTTGCGTGGTGCAAATATGTCAGATGTTATTTTTGCTGGAAGCGAAGATCGTCGGGCACAAAATTTAGCTGAAGTTACCTTAGTTTTCGATAACAGTGATCGTTTTATGAAATATGATTATAATGAAGTCGAGATTACACGGCGACTTTATCGTATGAATAATGAAGCGGAGTATTTAATCAATAAACAATCTTGTCGTTTAAAAGATATTATTGATTTGATTATGGATACAGGTCTAGGAAAGGATTCGTTATCAATTATTTCCCAAGGTAATATTTCTTCTTTTGCGGACAATAAACCAGAAGAACGTCGTGGTATTTTTGAAGATGCAGCAGGAGTTTCTAAATATAAAAAAAGAAAATTAGAATCGATTCGTAAATTAGAACGTACTAACGAAAATCTTGAACGAATTGGTGATATCGTAGTAGAACTAGAAAAACAGGTTGGTCCTCTTAAACGTCAAAAAGACAAAGCAGAGAAGTATTTAGCGTTGAAAGAAAAATTAACAGCTATAGAAGTTAATGTTTTAATAAATGAGATAACTGAAGCAAAAAAATCACTAGATGAATTGAGTAAGGTAATCAAGGACTTAAATGAGCGTCAAGCTTCTTTAGAGGCTGATATTTTGCTTAAAGAGAGCAGTAACGATGAAATAAAAAAGAAAATGTTTACTCTCGACCAAGAAATAAATGCTTTACAAAGTAAACTATTAGAGGCAGTATCAAATGTCTCGAAACTAGAGACTGCCAAAGTCGAAGTTGATCAAAAGCGAAAACATGCACTTGAGACCTTAAGTAAAGAAAATTTAAAAGAAAATATCGCTAATATGAAGGCGATTTTAAGTGATGTTGTTAATGAATATAATGATCGTGTGGAACGATTAGATAACACTCAAGAAGAGTTAACCACGATAATTGGACAACAAGAGGAGCGTAATAAAAAATTACTTTTATTAAAAAATGAAATTGATCAATTATCAAACAATATTAATAAAAATAAATCACGAAAAGAGATTTTAATAGATGCGATTGAAAATAAATCAAATTATCATCATGGCATTAAAACAGTTTTAAGTCTTGCTAAAAGTAATAAAAATATTATTGGTGTTTTAGGTGATTTAATTACAACTGATGAAGGATATGAATTAGCGTTGTCGTCAGCTTTAGCAGGAGCAATAGAGTTTATTGTTACAACAGATGATTTAACTGCACGAGATGCAATTAAATTTTTACGTGATAATAAAGCGGGACGAGCTACTTTTTTACCAATCAGTGCTATGAAACCACGACATGTGCGTGAAGAACATTTAGTTGTTTGTCAAACCATGGAAGGATATTTAGGTTTGGCTAGTGATTTTGTAACATATGAAGATGAGATTGCTGCCGTTGTTTTAAATCAACTAGGGAATATCATTGTAGCTAAAGATATTGATAGTGCTAATGAAATCAGCAAAGCAACTTTTTCTCGGTACAAAGTCGTTTCTCTTGAAGGTGATGTTGTTAATGTTGGCGGTTCTTTGACGGGTGGAAGTTTTAATCGTCAAAAATCTTCAATAGTTCAAAAACGTGAACTTGAGCAGGTTGCTGTTACTCTTGAACAACAAGAAAAAGAACTTGGGCTTAAGCGTAATGAACATAATGGATTGGATAATGAAATCAAAGAAGTTTCACATGCTCTATTACAAAAGCAGATGGCATATGCTAAATTGGAAGTTGTTGTTCAAAGCAAGAAAGAAGAGTTGATCAAGGCAAAATCCGAGTATGAATCATTAGCTGATCAAAGTGTTGAATTAGAAGAATTTGCTAGTGGAAAAACAGAAAGTAAATTAGTTAATCAGTTAAATGAAGCGATTAAATATCGTGATAATTTAACTGAAGAAATTAAATCAAAACGTGAACTTAGAATGGCCTATGTTAATCAAAATGAAGCTTTAGATGTTGAATTGCGTGAATATCGTAATGATTTAAAAGAGGTTCAAAGTGAGGTTAATACTAGTGCTATTAATGCAACAAAATTAGAAGCAATGTTAAATAATCATTTAGCTAGATTAAATGATGAATATCGGATGACTTATGAGTATGCTGTCGAGCATTACCTTGATGAAATTGATGTTGAACAAGCTAAATTAGAAGTATACGAATTAAGAACAAATATTAATCGTTTAGGAAACGTTAATGTTGATGCAATTGAAGAATATCAAATAATCAGTGAGCGTTATGAGAACATGAATACTCAGCGTATAGATTTGATTCAAGCCCAAGATAGTATCCTTGAAGCGATTAAAGAGATGGATGAAATTATGGTTGAGCGTTTTTCAGAAACGTTTGAGAAAATCAACGAAGAGTTCAATCATGTCTTTAGGAGTTTATTTGGTGGAGGAAAGGCTAGAATAAAGTATACTGATCCTACAAATATTCTTGAAACTGGAATCGATATTGATGTTCAGCCCCCAGGTAAAGCAGTCCAGAATATTACATTATTTTCAGGTGGGGAAAAGGCCTTGATCGCTATTTCATGTTTATTTGCAATTTTACGGGTACGGCCAATTCCGATGTGTATCTTAGATGAGGTTGAAGCTGCATTAGATATTGCAAATGTTGAACGTTTTGCTAAATATTTAAGAGAATTTTCGGGAACGACGCAATTTATTGTGGTTACCCATCGTGAAGGAACAATGGAAGAATGTGACCTTCTTTATGGAGCAACAATGCAACAAAAGGGAGTTACAAAGTTAGTTAGTGTCAAATTAGAAGAAGCAATAGATTTAACAGATCAAAGTTAG
- the ftsY gene encoding signal recognition particle-docking protein FtsY, with translation MGFFSQIKEKFVGKSAKQNEKYVAGLDRSNSTFSDRINELAARFREINDEYFEELENILIMSDVGVSMVMKIVEEIKNEVRLQNITDPKEINEIIVDKMFVIYANDSVMTTKINYAEEGLTVILMVGVNGAGKTTTIGKLANRIVNDEGKKVMVAAGDTFRAGAIDQLAVWAQRVGVDIVKGKEGGDPSAVVFDALKQAKEKNVDVLICDTAGRLQNKVNLMNELEKMNRIIKREVPDAPHETLLVIDATTGQNGVSQAVEFSKITDVSGLVLTKMDGTAKGGIVLSIKDQLNIPVKFIGLGESVDDLQEFDLDQYIYGLCKNLVEE, from the coding sequence ATGGGATTTTTTAGTCAAATAAAAGAAAAATTCGTTGGTAAATCTGCTAAACAAAACGAAAAATATGTAGCTGGATTAGATCGGTCTAATAGTACTTTTTCAGATCGAATCAATGAACTTGCAGCTCGCTTTAGAGAAATCAATGATGAGTATTTTGAAGAATTGGAAAATATTTTGATTATGTCCGATGTTGGAGTTTCGATGGTAATGAAGATAGTTGAAGAAATTAAAAACGAGGTACGTTTGCAAAATATTACTGACCCAAAAGAGATTAATGAGATCATCGTTGATAAAATGTTCGTTATTTATGCAAATGATAGTGTCATGACAACTAAGATTAACTATGCTGAGGAAGGATTAACAGTAATTTTAATGGTTGGAGTAAACGGGGCTGGTAAGACTACAACAATTGGGAAATTAGCTAATCGTATCGTTAATGATGAAGGTAAGAAAGTAATGGTTGCAGCTGGAGATACTTTTAGAGCCGGAGCGATTGATCAGTTAGCAGTTTGGGCACAGCGTGTTGGTGTCGATATTGTTAAAGGTAAAGAGGGCGGTGATCCTTCAGCAGTGGTATTTGATGCTTTAAAACAGGCAAAAGAAAAAAATGTTGATGTTTTAATTTGTGATACTGCTGGTCGTCTTCAAAATAAGGTCAACTTAATGAATGAATTAGAAAAAATGAATCGTATTATTAAACGCGAAGTACCTGATGCACCGCATGAAACACTGTTAGTTATTGATGCAACAACTGGTCAAAATGGTGTTTCACAAGCTGTGGAATTTTCTAAGATCACTGATGTCTCAGGGTTAGTTCTAACCAAAATGGATGGAACTGCTAAGGGGGGGATTGTTCTTTCTATCAAAGATCAATTGAATATACCTGTAAAATTCATTGGTCTAGGAGAAAGTGTTGATGATTTACAAGAATTTGATTTAGACCAGTATATATATGGGTTATGCAAAAACCTAGTTGAGGAATAG
- the ylxM gene encoding YlxM family DNA-binding protein, whose product MESSLEKKQRVNLLMDCYSDLLTEKQQTYLEYYYQEDYSLSEIAQILDVSRNAVFDNLKKAVHSLENYEEKLQLLKKHQERLDLIQRIEDDISSDHKSLEEYLELLRKI is encoded by the coding sequence ATGGAATCAAGTTTAGAGAAAAAACAACGAGTTAATCTACTAATGGATTGTTATAGTGATTTGTTGACAGAAAAACAGCAAACATATTTAGAATATTACTATCAAGAAGATTACTCTTTATCGGAAATTGCACAAATTTTGGATGTTAGTCGTAATGCTGTATTTGATAATTTAAAAAAAGCAGTTCATAGTTTAGAAAATTATGAAGAAAAACTGCAGTTGTTAAAAAAACATCAAGAAAGGCTTGACTTGATCCAAAGAATTGAAGATGATATATCTAGTGATCATAAAAGTCTAGAAGAATATTTAGAATTATTAAGGAAGATTTAG
- the ffh gene encoding signal recognition particle protein: MAFDSLSERLQGTLKKVSGQGRLTEKNMEEMLSEIRLALLEADVNFQVVKEFIAATKEKALGQDVLGSLKPGQVVVKIVHDELVSLLGTSVAEVDFDKKPTVIMMVGLQGSGKTTTSGKIAKLITKKYGKKPLLVAADIYRPAAVDQLKTLGEQLNVPVYEKGTSQSAESIVEEAMTFARDHNNDVIIIDTAGRLHIDEPLMNELANIKKIAHPSEILLVVDALTGQDIVNVASSFNEQLSITGAVLTKLDGDSRGGGALSIRHITNVPIKFIGTGEKLDAIDLFYPDRMADRILGMGDVVSLVEKVQDVYDEKDTMKAYKKMQSGQFGLDDMLSQMQQLRKLGPLSGIMKMIPGMPKLPKMNDEDSEKKLKMTESIIFSMTKEERRDPSIITLSRKERIAKGCGKDVAAVNRLLKQFEESKKMMKMLGNVDPNTGMPMPGGRAKNPNIGNPNRKKIRHKKKKK; this comes from the coding sequence ATGGCATTTGATTCATTATCAGAACGTCTGCAAGGGACTTTAAAGAAAGTTTCTGGACAAGGGCGTTTGACTGAAAAAAATATGGAAGAAATGCTTAGCGAAATTCGCTTAGCATTATTAGAGGCAGATGTAAACTTTCAAGTTGTAAAAGAGTTTATTGCTGCAACAAAAGAAAAAGCGTTGGGACAAGATGTTTTAGGTTCATTAAAACCGGGACAGGTTGTTGTAAAAATCGTCCATGACGAACTAGTTTCGTTACTGGGAACAAGTGTTGCGGAAGTTGATTTTGATAAGAAGCCAACTGTTATTATGATGGTTGGACTTCAGGGTTCTGGGAAAACTACAACTTCTGGAAAAATCGCAAAATTAATTACCAAGAAATATGGTAAAAAACCATTGTTGGTTGCTGCAGATATTTATCGCCCAGCTGCTGTGGATCAGTTAAAAACATTAGGTGAACAATTGAATGTTCCTGTCTACGAAAAAGGGACATCACAATCTGCTGAATCAATCGTAGAAGAAGCGATGACATTTGCTCGTGACCATAATAATGACGTAATTATTATCGATACTGCGGGGCGTTTACATATTGACGAACCATTAATGAACGAGCTGGCTAATATTAAAAAGATCGCTCATCCAAGTGAAATTTTACTAGTTGTTGATGCTTTAACTGGACAAGATATTGTTAATGTTGCCAGTTCATTTAATGAACAGTTGAGCATTACTGGGGCTGTTTTAACTAAATTAGATGGTGACTCTCGTGGTGGGGGAGCTCTATCAATTCGTCATATTACAAATGTACCAATTAAATTCATTGGTACTGGTGAAAAATTAGATGCTATCGATTTATTCTATCCTGATCGTATGGCTGATCGTATTTTGGGAATGGGCGATGTTGTATCTTTAGTTGAAAAAGTACAAGATGTATATGATGAAAAAGATACAATGAAAGCCTATAAAAAGATGCAATCGGGACAATTTGGTCTTGATGACATGCTTTCTCAAATGCAGCAGTTAAGGAAATTGGGGCCACTATCAGGAATTATGAAAATGATTCCAGGAATGCCTAAGTTACCAAAAATGAATGATGAGGACTCTGAAAAGAAATTAAAAATGACTGAATCAATTATCTTTTCAATGACCAAAGAGGAACGTCGAGATCCAAGTATTATCACTTTATCTAGAAAAGAGAGAATTGCTAAAGGTTGTGGTAAAGATGTTGCAGCAGTTAACCGCTTGCTAAAACAATTTGAAGAATCTAAAAAAATGATGAAGATGTTAGGTAATGTTGATCCTAATACAGGTATGCCAATGCCAGGGGGACGTGCAAAGAACCCTAATATCGGTAATCCTAATCGTAAAAAAATCCGTCATAAAAAGAAGAAAAAATAG
- a CDS encoding class I SAM-dependent methyltransferase — protein sequence MTQNKYDDPAFFEKYSQMSRSKNGLEGAGEWHVLQRVLPDFTNKTVLDLGCGYGWHSIYAIEHGAKKVIASDISSKMIETARIKNNDPRIKYECISFEESNFGEAVFDIVICSLMIHYLPSYQDFVKKVNKWLKTGGYLVFNVEHPVFTAKGDQDWYYNEAGEIEHFPVDNYYLEGKREAVFLGEKVIKYHRTLTTYLNELLNGGFEIIQVKEPTVSSNALIAHPEFKDELRRPMMLIVSARKK from the coding sequence ATGACTCAAAATAAATATGATGATCCAGCTTTTTTTGAAAAATATAGTCAGATGTCGCGGAGTAAAAATGGATTAGAGGGTGCAGGAGAATGGCATGTATTACAACGAGTTTTACCTGATTTTACAAATAAAACAGTATTGGATTTAGGTTGTGGATATGGCTGGCACTCTATTTATGCGATTGAACACGGTGCAAAAAAAGTTATCGCAAGCGATATTTCTAGCAAAATGATTGAAACAGCAAGAATCAAAAACAATGATCCGCGGATTAAATATGAATGCATTTCGTTTGAAGAAAGTAATTTTGGAGAAGCTGTATTTGATATTGTTATTTGCTCTTTAATGATTCACTATTTACCTTCCTACCAAGATTTTGTAAAAAAAGTAAATAAATGGTTAAAAACAGGTGGATATTTGGTGTTTAATGTTGAACATCCTGTATTTACTGCTAAAGGAGATCAAGACTGGTATTATAATGAAGCTGGTGAAATTGAGCATTTTCCTGTAGATAATTATTATCTTGAAGGAAAACGTGAGGCGGTGTTTTTAGGGGAAAAAGTAATTAAATATCATCGCACATTGACGACTTATTTAAATGAACTGTTAAATGGCGGATTTGAAATAATTCAAGTTAAAGAACCAACGGTAAGTTCAAATGCCCTTATTGCACATCCTGAGTTTAAGGATGAGTTACGCCGCCCGATGATGCTGATTGTTTCTGCTAGAAAAAAATAA
- the rpsP gene encoding 30S ribosomal protein S16, whose translation MAVKLRLLRMGAKKAPFYRIVAADSRAPRDGRFIELLGTYDPRTNPAKVTIKEEEVLKWLNNGAQPSDTVKNLLSKEGIIKKFADSKSGK comes from the coding sequence ATGGCAGTAAAATTAAGATTATTAAGAATGGGTGCTAAGAAAGCTCCTTTCTATAGAATTGTAGCAGCAGATTCAAGAGCTCCAAGAGATGGACGTTTTATTGAACTATTAGGAACTTATGATCCACGCACTAACCCTGCAAAAGTTACAATTAAAGAAGAAGAAGTATTAAAATGGTTAAACAATGGAGCACAACCATCTGATACAGTTAAAAACTTACTATCTAAAGAAGGAATTATTAAAAAATTTGCTGATTCTAAATCAGGTAAATAA
- a CDS encoding KH domain-containing protein — MDYAKILKDIAIELVEDKDHLEVREMPSLEEDVVVLHVYSAKSDIARLIGRKGMMANSIRQLMSVAGRMANKKLDIKFESYEQ, encoded by the coding sequence ATGGATTACGCAAAGATTCTTAAAGATATCGCGATTGAATTAGTTGAAGATAAAGACCATTTAGAAGTACGTGAAATGCCGTCGTTAGAAGAAGATGTAGTGGTACTACATGTTTATTCAGCTAAATCGGATATTGCGCGATTGATTGGTCGTAAAGGTATGATGGCTAATTCAATTAGACAGCTTATGTCTGTTGCTGGTCGCATGGCCAATAAAAAATTAGATATTAAGTTTGAATCGTATGAACAATAA
- the rimM gene encoding ribosome maturation factor RimM (Essential for efficient processing of 16S rRNA), producing the protein MEKLKIGKIVGTHGLKGELKIRSNSDFADKRFKKGNEIIIRYQNQDLVYKIITSRIHKGNYLVSFRDNQDINLVEKYIGSFVYGYKDDELLDADEYFYTDLIGMQVVSTEGTKIGPVTSIYDNTRHDILNIDHNGKNVAIPYVDAFIKDVDVEKKIIVVMLIKGLIDED; encoded by the coding sequence ATGGAAAAACTTAAAATTGGAAAAATAGTAGGAACACATGGCTTAAAGGGAGAACTAAAAATTAGATCAAATAGTGATTTTGCTGATAAAAGATTTAAAAAAGGAAACGAAATTATTATACGTTATCAAAATCAAGATTTGGTCTATAAAATTATTACATCGCGGATACACAAAGGAAATTATTTAGTATCATTTAGGGATAATCAAGATATTAATTTGGTTGAAAAATATATTGGTTCTTTTGTTTATGGGTATAAAGATGATGAACTCTTAGATGCTGATGAATATTTTTATACAGACTTAATTGGAATGCAGGTTGTTTCTACAGAGGGAACAAAAATTGGTCCAGTTACTTCAATTTATGATAATACTCGTCATGATATTTTAAATATTGATCATAATGGTAAAAATGTTGCAATACCGTATGTTGATGCATTTATTAAAGATGTTGATGTAGAAAAGAAAATTATTGTAGTTATGCTAATAAAGGGGCTTATTGATGAAGATTGA
- the trmD gene encoding tRNA (guanosine(37)-N1)-methyltransferase TrmD has translation MKIDILTLFPEMFTGFLNTSIIKRAIDKGLVTIELHDFREFSIDKHKHVDDYPYGGGQGMVLMCAPIVECLKTIATDDSFIILMSPQGITLNHGCAVELSAKKHLIIICGHYEGFDERIRDYVDMELSIGDYVLTGGELGSMVVSDAVIRLLDGAIKEDSHMDDSFSHGLLEYPQYTRPQCYDGNEVPEVLMSGHHENIRKWRKFQSLKKTYLKRPDLLESYQFDAESIEMMKKIKEND, from the coding sequence ATGAAGATTGATATTTTAACATTGTTTCCAGAAATGTTTACAGGTTTTTTAAATACGTCGATCATCAAAAGAGCGATTGACAAAGGTTTAGTTACTATTGAATTACATGATTTTAGAGAGTTTTCTATTGATAAACATAAGCATGTCGATGATTATCCTTATGGCGGAGGACAAGGGATGGTTTTAATGTGTGCACCAATTGTTGAATGTCTCAAAACAATTGCAACTGATGATAGTTTTATTATCTTAATGTCACCTCAAGGCATTACTTTGAATCATGGTTGTGCTGTAGAATTGTCAGCTAAAAAACATTTAATTATCATTTGTGGTCATTATGAAGGTTTTGATGAACGAATCCGTGATTATGTTGATATGGAATTATCGATTGGTGATTATGTTTTAACTGGTGGTGAACTAGGAAGTATGGTTGTTAGTGATGCAGTGATACGCTTATTAGATGGAGCAATCAAAGAAGACAGTCATATGGATGATTCTTTTAGCCATGGACTGCTTGAGTATCCTCAGTATACTCGCCCACAATGCTATGATGGTAATGAAGTACCTGAGGTACTAATGAGTGGGCATCATGAAAATATTCGCAAATGGCGCAAGTTCCAATCATTAAAAAAGACCTATTTGAAACGACCGGACTTATTGGAATCGTATCAATTTGATGCTGAAAGTATCGAAATGATGAAAAAAATAAAAGAAAATGATTGA
- the rplS gene encoding 50S ribosomal protein L19, translating into MNLQLVEQITKKQMRNDIPEFKAGDTLKVFVKIKEGEKFRIQLFEGVCIARKGSGISESFTVRKISYQVGVERTFPVHTPIIDHIEVVKVGKVRRAKLGYLRGLSGKAARIKEIRK; encoded by the coding sequence ATGAATTTACAATTAGTAGAACAAATCACTAAAAAACAAATGAGAAATGATATTCCTGAGTTCAAAGCAGGGGATACATTAAAAGTTTTCGTAAAAATTAAAGAAGGTGAAAAATTCCGTATTCAGTTATTTGAAGGAGTTTGTATCGCCAGAAAAGGTAGTGGAATTTCTGAATCTTTTACAGTAAGAAAAATCTCTTACCAAGTTGGAGTTGAAAGAACTTTCCCTGTCCACACTCCAATTATTGATCATATTGAAGTTGTTAAAGTTGGTAAAGTACGTCGTGCTAAACTTGGATACTTACGTGGATTATCTGGTAAAGCTGCTAGAATTAAAGAAATTAGAAAATAG
- the lepB gene encoding signal peptidase I, with the protein MSKKKEVIKFSLQLLAIVAVTTVTFTKIIIPVRVDGQSMYPTLHDEDIAIVNALSLERSDIKRFDIVVLKCEKLDKDIVKRVIGLPGDTLVYRDDKLYINGTYYDEKYLNKDYIAKAKIKYQTELFTNDFEITLNDDEIFVLGDNRLQSADSRTLGTFKYSDIIGKKGLVIFPLKNMNLIK; encoded by the coding sequence ATGTCAAAGAAAAAAGAAGTTATCAAGTTTTCACTACAACTATTGGCAATCGTTGCAGTTACAACTGTAACCTTTACTAAAATAATTATTCCGGTGAGGGTTGATGGTCAAAGTATGTATCCAACTCTTCATGATGAAGATATTGCAATAGTAAATGCGTTATCACTTGAGCGAAGTGATATAAAACGTTTTGATATAGTTGTATTGAAATGTGAAAAATTGGATAAGGATATTGTTAAACGGGTAATTGGGTTACCTGGTGATACTCTTGTTTATAGAGATGATAAACTATATATTAATGGAACATACTATGATGAAAAGTACTTGAATAAAGATTATATCGCAAAAGCTAAAATAAAATATCAAACGGAACTATTTACTAATGATTTTGAAATCACATTAAATGACGATGAGATCTTTGTATTAGGTGATAATCGGTTACAATCTGCTGATTCTAGAACTTTAGGTACATTTAAATATAGTGACATTATAGGCAAAAAAGGTTTAGTTATTTTCCCGTTAAAAAATATGAATTTAATTAAGTAG
- the ylqF gene encoding ribosome biogenesis GTPase YlqF yields MVKQIQWFPGHMAKARREISEKMKLIDIVIELVDARAPLSSKNPMFNEICNNKPRLIVMTKKDLADSKATSKWIEYFKGKGIYAICVNLKNFNEYQLVIDVCKEILKEKMEREAKRGLKPRAMRAMVLGIPNVGKSTFINRLAKRKATVTGNRPGVTKAQQIIRVDKDFELFDTPGVLWPKFDDLNVARNIALIGSIKQDILPLDELFIYAVNYLETHYANIVCNRYNIIIDLNTDWVEKAYDDIAKNRKIKPVRGYTDYDRVMEVFFNDIFDGNMGKITWELPNGTL; encoded by the coding sequence ATGGTAAAACAGATTCAATGGTTTCCTGGACATATGGCTAAAGCTCGTCGGGAAATTAGTGAAAAAATGAAATTGATTGATATAGTGATAGAGCTTGTTGATGCTAGGGCTCCACTATCTTCAAAAAATCCAATGTTTAACGAAATTTGTAATAATAAGCCAAGGTTGATCGTAATGACGAAAAAAGATTTAGCGGATTCTAAGGCAACAAGTAAGTGGATTGAGTATTTTAAGGGAAAAGGTATTTATGCAATTTGTGTGAATTTAAAGAATTTTAATGAATATCAGTTGGTCATTGATGTATGCAAAGAAATATTGAAAGAAAAAATGGAACGTGAAGCTAAGCGGGGATTAAAACCACGGGCAATGCGAGCAATGGTTTTAGGAATTCCTAATGTTGGGAAGTCAACTTTTATAAATCGTTTAGCAAAAAGAAAAGCGACAGTAACTGGGAATCGACCTGGGGTTACTAAAGCTCAACAGATTATAAGAGTAGACAAAGATTTTGAATTATTCGATACGCCGGGAGTGTTATGGCCGAAATTTGATGATTTGAATGTTGCTCGAAACATTGCTTTGATCGGGTCAATCAAGCAAGATATCTTACCACTTGATGAATTGTTTATTTATGCTGTTAATTATTTAGAAACCCATTATGCAAACATTGTTTGTAATCGCTACAATATTATAATCGACTTAAATACCGATTGGGTAGAAAAAGCATATGATGATATTGCAAAAAATCGTAAAATCAAACCAGTGCGTGGCTATACTGACTATGATCGGGTTATGGAAGTGTTTTTTAATGATATTTTTGATGGTAATATGGGGAAAATAACTTGGGAGTTGCCAAATGGAACGCTATGA